A DNA window from Rhizobium sp. NXC14 contains the following coding sequences:
- a CDS encoding histidine kinase dimerization/phosphoacceptor domain -containing protein — protein sequence MSNSSGDADALIHILYIDDDEGLALLMQKNLARCGFSVEWAQSGAAGLARIADGGIDAVVLDHLLSGETGLDILPCITSVPDHPPVIYATGSDDTSIAVAALKAGADDYMLKGISADYFDLLAAALEQALERARFRRETAQAQEVIRQQRDHAEMLLAEVNHRIANSLGLVGALIRMQSSMTQDQVAIDALHETQMRINAIASVHRRLYTNRQVGSVQVDEYLDSLLTELEASMRDDKRPHRIVLTAKPVNLATDKVITLGLIVSELVTNAFKYAYPDGVSGEIRVVVDQIDGELRLIVEDDGAGFAPENSARGTGLGTRILTAMAASLKSDFTYDPGHDGTRAMLVFSLHEEK from the coding sequence ATGAGCAATTCTAGCGGCGATGCGGATGCCCTGATCCACATCCTCTATATCGACGACGACGAGGGGCTCGCGCTCCTGATGCAGAAAAACCTTGCGCGCTGCGGCTTTTCGGTCGAGTGGGCGCAGAGTGGTGCTGCCGGCCTGGCGCGGATCGCCGACGGCGGCATCGATGCGGTCGTGCTCGATCATCTCCTGAGCGGCGAGACCGGACTAGACATTCTGCCCTGCATCACATCCGTGCCGGATCATCCGCCGGTCATCTATGCAACGGGGTCGGACGACACCAGCATTGCGGTCGCGGCGCTGAAGGCGGGTGCCGATGACTACATGCTGAAGGGGATTTCGGCCGATTATTTCGACCTGCTCGCCGCCGCCCTCGAACAGGCGCTGGAGCGGGCCCGCTTCCGCCGCGAGACGGCGCAGGCGCAGGAGGTGATCCGCCAGCAGCGCGACCATGCCGAAATGCTGCTTGCCGAAGTCAACCACCGCATCGCCAACAGCCTCGGCCTCGTCGGCGCGCTGATCCGCATGCAATCCTCGATGACCCAGGACCAGGTGGCGATCGATGCGCTGCACGAGACGCAGATGCGCATCAACGCGATCGCGAGCGTCCACCGCCGGCTCTACACCAACCGGCAGGTCGGCTCGGTGCAGGTCGATGAATATCTGGACAGCCTGCTGACCGAGCTTGAAGCTTCGATGCGCGACGACAAGCGGCCGCACCGTATCGTGCTGACGGCAAAACCGGTCAATCTGGCGACCGACAAGGTGATCACGCTCGGGTTGATCGTCAGTGAACTCGTCACCAATGCTTTCAAATATGCCTATCCCGACGGCGTCTCAGGCGAGATCCGCGTTGTTGTCGATCAGATCGACGGCGAATTGCGCCTGATCGTCGAAGATGACGGAGCGGGGTTTGCTCCAGAGAACTCGGCGAGGGGAACGGGCCTCGGCACACGGATTTTGACGGCGATGGCCGCAAGCTTGAAATCGGATTTCACTTACGATCCCGGGCATGATGGGACGAGGGCGATGCTGGTGTTTTCGTTGCATGAGGAGAAGTAG